In Balaenoptera acutorostrata chromosome 12, mBalAcu1.1, whole genome shotgun sequence, a single window of DNA contains:
- the IL36RN gene encoding interleukin-36 receptor antagonist protein, with protein MVLSGALCFRMKDARLKGLYLHDNQLQAGGLQAGKVIKGEEISVVPSQSLDAKLSPVMLGVQGGSQCLSCGTGQEPTLKLEPVNIMELYHSAEESKRFTFYWRDTGFTSSFELAAYPGWFFCTVPEADQPLRVTQLLKDTSWDGPITDFYFQQYD; from the exons ATGGTCCTGAGTGGGGCGCTGTGCTTCCG AATGAAGGATGCAAGACTGAAGGGGCTTTATCTGCACGATAACCAGCTTCAAGCCGGAGGGCTGCAAGCAGGGAAGGTCATTAAAG GTGAGGAGATCAGCGTTGTCCCCAGTCAGTCTCTGGATGCCAAGCTCTCTCCAGTCATGCTGGGCGTCCAGGGTGGGAGCCAGTGCCTGTCGTGTGGGACGGGGCAGGAACCGACCCTGAAACTAGAG CCAGTGAACATCATGGAGCTCTACCACAGTGCCGAAGAGTCCAAGAGATTCACCTTCTACTGGCGGGACACAGGGTTCACCTCTAGCTTCGAGCTGGCCGCCTACCCGGGCTGGTTTTTCTGCACCGTGCCCGAAGCGGACCAGCCTCTCCGGGTCACTCAGCTCCTGAAGGACACCAGCTGGGATGGCCCCATCACCGACTTCTACTTCCAGCAGTATGACTAG